Proteins co-encoded in one Meiothermus sp. genomic window:
- the dnaJ gene encoding molecular chaperone DnaJ has protein sequence MNDYYATLGVDRNASADEIKRAYRKLALQYHPDKNPGNKEAEEKFKQINEAYAVLSDPEKRANYDRYGTATPGSAGGNFGDIFDLFEQVFGFRTPGGAGRAPRGEDLEAEVELELVDVLYGVQKEFEYDRLVPCETCHGQGGKRQTCRSCGGRGTLEQIQRTFFGNMVAQVPCTACRGRGYTLSETCSTCKGQGRVRRREKIQVNIPAGIDENQLLRVSGMGNLGPGGPGDLFVRPHIHPHPHLKREGSNLIYELRLGLAQAALGARVQIPGLEGDLELSIPPGTHDGEVFELEGQGLPHPGSRSRGKLQVITQIAVPHNLSKKARELLRQYAQEVGEEVAPEGFWDKVKRVFRG, from the coding sequence ATGAACGACTACTACGCAACCCTGGGTGTGGACAGGAATGCCAGTGCCGACGAGATTAAGAGGGCCTACCGCAAACTGGCCCTGCAGTATCACCCCGACAAAAACCCCGGTAACAAAGAAGCCGAGGAGAAGTTCAAGCAGATCAACGAGGCCTACGCGGTGCTTTCCGACCCCGAAAAAAGGGCCAACTACGACCGCTACGGCACAGCCACGCCGGGCAGTGCGGGAGGCAATTTTGGCGACATCTTCGACCTGTTCGAGCAGGTGTTTGGCTTCCGTACGCCGGGGGGTGCGGGCCGTGCGCCGCGGGGGGAGGACCTCGAGGCCGAGGTCGAACTGGAGCTGGTAGACGTACTGTACGGTGTGCAGAAGGAGTTCGAGTACGACCGCCTGGTTCCCTGCGAAACCTGCCACGGACAGGGGGGTAAGCGCCAGACCTGCCGCTCGTGTGGGGGGCGGGGCACGCTCGAGCAAATCCAGCGCACCTTTTTTGGCAACATGGTGGCCCAGGTGCCCTGTACGGCCTGCCGGGGCCGGGGTTACACCCTTTCCGAGACCTGCTCAACCTGCAAAGGCCAGGGCCGGGTGCGGCGCAGGGAAAAGATACAGGTAAACATCCCCGCCGGTATAGACGAAAACCAGCTCCTGCGGGTCTCGGGGATGGGCAACCTGGGGCCGGGGGGGCCGGGCGACCTGTTCGTGCGCCCGCACATTCACCCCCACCCCCACCTCAAGCGCGAGGGCTCCAATCTGATTTACGAGCTACGGCTGGGGCTGGCCCAGGCCGCACTGGGGGCCAGGGTGCAGATTCCGGGCCTGGAGGGCGACCTCGAGCTCAGCATCCCCCCCGGCACCCACGATGGCGAGGTGTTCGAGCTCGAGGGCCAGGGTTTACCCCACCCCGGTAGCCGCAGCCGGGGTAAGCTGCAGGTGATCACCCAGATCGCCGTGCCGCACAACCTTTCCAAGAAAGCCCGCGAACTCCTGCGCCAGTACGCGCAGGAGGTGGGCGAAGAAGTTGCACCCGAGGGCTTCTGGGACAAGGTGAAGCGGGTGTTCAGGGGCTAG
- a CDS encoding CoA-acylating methylmalonate-semialdehyde dehydrogenase, protein MAVKEPQVTLKRVSHWIGGKPVEGRSGRSGVVWNPATGQPQATVDFASVEELDAAVAVAKEAYKTWRQTPLSRRAEIMFKFRDLVDQNRRKIAELITIEHGKTLADALGEVARGLENVEFATGIPHLLKGGFSEQASRGVDVYQIRQPLGVVAGITPFNFPAMVPMWMFANAIACGNTFILKPSEKDPSPSLFLAELLQQAGLPDGVFNVVHGDKVAVDRILEHPEIKAVSFVGSTPVAKYIYETGTKNGKRVQALGGAKNHMVVLPDADIGMAADAAVSAAYGSAGERCMAISVVVAVGDQTADSLIAAIKERMPRIKVGPGLEEGVEMGPLITREHRDKVASYIENAPKEGATVVVDGRQDPIAQSEGFFLGTSLIDHVKPGMKCYDDEIFGPVLSVVRVKTYDEALKLINEHPYGNGTAIFTRDGGAARQFQFDVEAGMVGINVPIPVPVAYYSFGGWKASLFGDLHMYGPEGVQFYTRAKVVTSRWPDPSTSKVDLGFPQVR, encoded by the coding sequence ATGGCAGTCAAGGAACCTCAAGTCACCCTGAAGCGCGTTTCCCACTGGATCGGCGGCAAGCCGGTCGAGGGCAGGTCTGGGCGGAGCGGCGTGGTCTGGAACCCTGCCACCGGGCAGCCGCAGGCCACCGTGGACTTCGCCTCGGTGGAGGAGCTCGATGCGGCGGTGGCGGTAGCCAAGGAAGCCTACAAAACCTGGCGGCAGACCCCCCTCTCGCGCCGGGCCGAGATCATGTTCAAGTTCCGCGATCTGGTAGACCAGAACCGCCGCAAAATTGCCGAGCTGATTACCATCGAGCACGGCAAGACCCTGGCCGATGCCCTGGGCGAGGTGGCGCGGGGCCTGGAAAACGTGGAGTTCGCCACCGGCATCCCCCACCTCTTGAAGGGGGGCTTCTCCGAGCAGGCCAGCCGGGGGGTGGACGTGTACCAGATTCGCCAGCCGCTGGGCGTGGTGGCGGGCATCACCCCCTTCAACTTTCCGGCCATGGTGCCCATGTGGATGTTTGCCAACGCCATCGCCTGCGGCAACACCTTCATCCTGAAGCCCTCGGAAAAAGACCCCTCCCCCAGCCTCTTCCTGGCCGAGCTCCTGCAGCAAGCCGGGCTCCCCGATGGGGTGTTCAACGTGGTGCACGGCGACAAGGTGGCGGTGGATCGCATTCTCGAGCACCCCGAGATCAAGGCCGTTAGTTTTGTGGGCTCTACCCCGGTCGCCAAGTACATCTACGAGACCGGCACCAAAAACGGCAAGCGGGTGCAGGCCCTGGGCGGGGCCAAAAACCACATGGTGGTGCTGCCCGACGCCGATATCGGCATGGCCGCCGACGCCGCCGTGAGCGCGGCCTATGGTTCGGCGGGCGAGCGCTGCATGGCCATCTCGGTGGTGGTGGCGGTGGGCGATCAGACAGCCGATAGCCTGATTGCCGCCATCAAGGAGCGGATGCCCAGAATCAAGGTGGGGCCGGGCCTCGAGGAGGGCGTGGAGATGGGCCCCCTGATTACCCGCGAGCACCGCGACAAGGTGGCCTCCTACATCGAAAACGCCCCCAAGGAAGGGGCCACCGTGGTGGTGGATGGCCGGCAGGATCCCATCGCCCAGTCCGAGGGCTTTTTCCTGGGCACCAGCCTGATCGACCACGTTAAGCCCGGCATGAAGTGCTACGACGACGAGATTTTTGGCCCGGTGCTCAGCGTGGTGCGGGTCAAGACCTACGACGAGGCCCTGAAGCTCATCAACGAGCATCCCTACGGCAACGGCACGGCCATCTTCACCCGCGACGGGGGGGCCGCCCGGCAGTTCCAGTTCGACGTGGAGGCCGGCATGGTGGGCATCAATGTACCCATCCCGGTACCGGTGGCCTACTACAGCTTTGGCGGCTGGAAGGCCAGCCTGTTCGGCGACCTGCACATGTACGGCCCCGAAGGGGTGCAGTTCTACACCCGCGCCAAGGTAGTCACCAGCCGCTGGCCCGACCCCAGCACCAGCAAGGTGGATCTGGGCTTCCCGCAGGTGCGCTAG
- the rny gene encoding ribonuclease Y, whose translation MAFTPLDLILTLIVIVLAVVVVVLLQRSNRQTEVSKSELEAARREAQQTLEAARRQAQTALEQAQSQAQALLEAARSEAQSLRQSAQTEVQNLRQSAQAELERLRQQGEERLRQQLREERERLQASLQAEREALISERASIQTERERLQADLQASRAEREELKRETERLARRGEQLDARAAKLDEQEEKLDALEKALEARQAELAQRERQIDLKLQEVAGMSREEAQSLLLSRLDAELEEEKALRVKANLERIRLEVKREAQKLLAQAAQRQASETAAALAVSVVPIPSDAMKGRIIGREGRNIRTFEALTGVDLIIDDTPEAVLLSSFNPMRREIAKMALEQLVADGRIHPSRIEEVVEKAKNEMKTFIYERGEEAALEAGVVGLKPGLVQLLGRLHFRSSYGQNVLKHSVQVAHLTGIMAAELGLDAALGRRAGLLHDLGKSVDREIEGTHVEIGITLATRFGEPKEVIDAIAHHHDPENGETLYSVLAAAADAISAARPGARRESLEEYIQRLEQLERIALSFPGVDNAFAVQAGREVRVIVKPDRISDAKATLLAREIAGRIERDMNYPGQVQVTVVRESRAVEYAK comes from the coding sequence ATGGCCTTTACTCCCCTAGATTTGATACTTACCCTGATCGTGATTGTGCTGGCGGTGGTGGTGGTGGTGCTTTTGCAGCGCAGCAACCGCCAGACCGAAGTTAGCAAAAGCGAACTCGAGGCCGCCCGCCGCGAGGCCCAGCAGACCCTGGAAGCCGCCCGCCGCCAGGCCCAGACCGCCCTCGAGCAGGCCCAGAGCCAGGCCCAGGCGTTGCTCGAGGCCGCCCGCAGCGAAGCCCAGAGCCTGCGCCAGAGCGCCCAGACCGAGGTGCAAAACCTGCGGCAAAGCGCCCAGGCCGAGCTCGAGCGCCTCCGTCAGCAAGGCGAGGAGCGCCTGCGCCAGCAGCTCCGGGAGGAACGCGAGCGCCTGCAGGCCAGCCTACAGGCCGAGCGCGAGGCCCTCATAAGCGAGCGCGCCTCCATCCAGACCGAGCGCGAACGTTTGCAGGCCGACCTGCAGGCCAGCCGGGCCGAGCGGGAGGAGCTCAAGCGCGAGACCGAGCGCCTGGCAAGGCGGGGTGAGCAGCTCGACGCCCGCGCGGCCAAGCTCGACGAGCAGGAGGAAAAGCTGGACGCCCTGGAGAAAGCCCTCGAGGCCCGCCAGGCCGAGCTGGCCCAGCGCGAACGGCAGATAGACCTCAAGCTCCAGGAGGTGGCCGGGATGAGCCGGGAGGAGGCCCAGAGCCTGCTTTTGTCGCGCCTGGACGCCGAGCTGGAGGAAGAAAAAGCCCTGCGGGTCAAGGCCAACCTCGAGCGCATCCGGCTCGAGGTCAAGCGCGAAGCCCAGAAGCTTTTAGCCCAGGCCGCCCAGCGCCAGGCCTCCGAGACCGCCGCGGCCCTGGCCGTCTCGGTGGTGCCCATCCCCTCCGACGCCATGAAGGGCCGCATCATCGGGCGCGAGGGCCGCAATATCCGCACCTTCGAGGCCCTTACCGGGGTAGATCTGATCATCGACGACACCCCCGAGGCGGTGCTGCTCTCCAGCTTCAACCCCATGCGCCGCGAGATCGCCAAAATGGCCCTCGAGCAGCTCGTGGCCGACGGCCGCATTCACCCCAGCCGCATCGAGGAGGTGGTGGAAAAGGCCAAAAACGAGATGAAAACCTTCATCTACGAGCGCGGCGAGGAGGCCGCCCTGGAAGCGGGCGTGGTGGGCCTCAAGCCGGGCCTGGTGCAGTTGCTGGGCCGGTTGCACTTCCGCTCCTCCTACGGCCAGAACGTGCTCAAGCACTCGGTGCAGGTGGCCCACCTGACCGGCATCATGGCCGCCGAGCTGGGCCTGGACGCCGCCCTGGGCCGCCGGGCCGGGCTGCTGCACGACCTGGGCAAGTCGGTAGACCGCGAGATCGAGGGCACCCACGTGGAAATTGGCATCACCCTGGCCACCCGCTTTGGCGAGCCCAAAGAGGTAATTGACGCCATCGCCCACCACCACGACCCGGAAAACGGCGAGACCCTCTACTCGGTGCTGGCCGCCGCCGCCGACGCCATCAGCGCGGCCCGTCCCGGCGCCCGCCGCGAGAGCCTGGAAGAGTACATTCAGCGCTTGGAGCAGCTCGAGCGCATCGCCCTGTCGTTCCCCGGTGTGGACAACGCCTTCGCGGTGCAGGCCGGGCGCGAGGTGCGGGTGATTGTGAAGCCCGACCGCATCTCCGACGCCAAGGCCACCCTGCTGGCCCGCGAGATTGCCGGGCGCATCGAGCGCGACATGAACTACCCCGGCCAGGTGCAGGTCACGGTGGTGCGGGAAAGCCGGGCCGTGGAGTACGCGAAGTAA
- the recA gene encoding recombinase RecA, whose translation MDKEKQKALEGALKSIEKQFGKGAVMRLGEAPRQQVDVISTGSLGLDMALGIGGIPKGRIIEIYGPESGGKTTLALSIIAQAQQAGGVAAFVDAEHALDPIYAKSLGVNIDDLLVSQPDTGEQALEIVELLTRSGAIDVIVIDSVAALVPQAEIEGQMGDAFVGIQARLMSQALRKLTAALSKSNTAAIFINQIREKVGQMYGNPETTPGGRALKFYASVRLDVRKQGQPIKVGNDAVGNRVRVKVTKNKLAPPFREHEIELYFGKGIDPLADLVTVAIATEVIDKSGSWLSYGDTRLGQGKEKAAEFLRGEPRLVQEIREKVLAQAGKLSVLAPSGEDEESSAVAAEV comes from the coding sequence ATGGATAAAGAAAAGCAAAAAGCGTTGGAAGGGGCCTTAAAGTCCATCGAAAAGCAGTTCGGCAAAGGGGCCGTGATGCGCCTGGGCGAGGCCCCCAGGCAGCAGGTAGATGTCATCTCCACCGGCAGTCTGGGCCTGGATATGGCCCTGGGCATCGGTGGGATTCCCAAAGGGCGGATCATCGAGATCTATGGGCCTGAGTCCGGTGGCAAGACCACCTTGGCCCTCTCCATCATCGCCCAGGCCCAGCAGGCCGGGGGGGTGGCAGCTTTTGTGGACGCCGAGCACGCCCTCGACCCCATCTACGCCAAAAGCCTGGGGGTGAACATTGACGACCTGTTGGTCTCCCAGCCCGACACCGGCGAACAGGCCCTGGAAATCGTGGAGCTTCTGACCCGCAGCGGCGCGATAGACGTCATTGTGATTGACTCGGTGGCGGCCCTGGTGCCCCAGGCCGAGATCGAGGGGCAGATGGGCGACGCCTTCGTGGGCATTCAGGCCCGCCTGATGAGCCAGGCCCTGCGCAAGCTCACGGCAGCGCTTTCCAAGAGCAACACCGCCGCCATCTTCATCAACCAGATCCGGGAAAAGGTGGGGCAGATGTACGGCAACCCCGAGACCACCCCCGGCGGGCGGGCCCTCAAGTTTTATGCCTCGGTGCGGCTGGATGTGCGCAAGCAGGGCCAGCCCATCAAGGTGGGCAACGACGCAGTGGGCAACCGGGTGCGGGTCAAGGTGACCAAGAACAAGCTGGCCCCGCCCTTCCGCGAGCACGAGATTGAGCTGTACTTCGGCAAGGGCATTGACCCCCTGGCCGACCTGGTGACGGTAGCCATCGCCACCGAGGTGATTGATAAATCGGGTTCCTGGCTCTCCTATGGCGACACCCGGCTGGGCCAGGGCAAGGAGAAAGCCGCCGAGTTTCTGAGGGGCGAGCCGCGGCTGGTTCAGGAGATCCGCGAGAAAGTTTTGGCCCAAGCTGGTAAGCTATCGGTACTGGCACCCTCCGGAGAGGACGAAGAGTCTTCCGCTGTGGCTGCCGAGGTATAG
- the thpR gene encoding RNA 2',3'-cyclic phosphodiesterase, producing MRLFYAIFPPREVQAALAEAQARVRSYRGWKPSPPHQLHITLLFLGEQPPERLPQFRRIGREVASCVKAFEVTLGGTGYFPPTGGPRVWFVKASGEGLEALAQGLQQALPDIEAAPFKPHLTLARKKGPAPRIGPLVMNIRFQAKAVCLVESKLARSGSQYQVLEQFPLK from the coding sequence ATGAGGCTTTTTTATGCCATCTTCCCCCCGCGCGAGGTGCAGGCCGCCCTCGCCGAGGCCCAGGCTCGAGTGCGCAGCTACCGGGGCTGGAAGCCCAGCCCCCCCCACCAGCTCCACATCACCCTGCTCTTTTTGGGGGAGCAGCCCCCCGAGCGCCTGCCGCAGTTTCGCCGCATCGGGCGCGAGGTGGCGTCTTGCGTCAAGGCTTTTGAGGTGACGTTGGGCGGTACCGGCTACTTTCCCCCCACCGGCGGGCCCCGGGTCTGGTTCGTCAAGGCCAGCGGGGAGGGGCTCGAGGCCCTCGCCCAGGGACTGCAGCAAGCCCTGCCGGACATTGAAGCGGCCCCCTTCAAGCCCCACCTGACCCTGGCCCGCAAAAAAGGCCCGGCCCCTCGCATCGGGCCGTTGGTGATGAATATCCGGTTTCAGGCCAAAGCGGTATGCTTGGTGGAATCCAAGCTGGCGCGTTCGGGTTCGCAGTACCAGGTTTTGGAGCAGTTTCCTCTGAAATAG
- a CDS encoding CinA family nicotinamide mononucleotide deamidase-related protein, producing MFLAEIIGVGDELLYGETVDTNTAEIAVSLQPYALEIRRTLRVADHLEALTEAVREAWQKARLVVLSGGLGPTPDDITREAIAAALGERMEIDPQVLAWLEGIFADRGWKMPEANRKQALKIPSATWIANPRGTAPGWWVHRGDKDLVALPGPPAEWRPMWAELLPRLGLPAKPYRQVAFKTFGLGESRIVELLGDLFRRNGAVEVGTYAKMDGVAVVVRGEPGPVEALAAQIRPLLGEAVWGQDGDTLPALALQRLDDQKATLATLESMTGGVLGALLTGVPGASRSYLGGLVSYSPLAKSQLPIPLEVAAQHGVVSAAFVEAMAVAARSLLGATYGLATTGVAGPEPLEGQPVGTLFVGLAGPRGVRSRHFRLPGASREMIRQRAAHAALAFLVSELQ from the coding sequence ATGTTTTTAGCAGAAATAATCGGCGTAGGGGATGAGCTGCTGTACGGCGAAACGGTGGATACCAACACCGCCGAAATTGCCGTGAGCCTCCAGCCCTACGCCCTCGAGATCCGCCGCACCCTGCGCGTGGCCGACCACCTCGAGGCCCTGACCGAGGCCGTGCGCGAGGCCTGGCAGAAGGCCCGGCTGGTGGTGCTCTCGGGCGGGCTGGGCCCCACCCCCGACGACATCACCCGCGAGGCCATCGCAGCGGCCCTAGGCGAGCGCATGGAAATTGACCCCCAGGTGCTGGCCTGGCTGGAGGGCATTTTTGCGGATCGGGGCTGGAAGATGCCCGAGGCCAACCGCAAACAGGCCCTCAAGATTCCTTCGGCCACCTGGATCGCCAACCCCCGCGGCACCGCGCCCGGCTGGTGGGTGCACCGGGGAGACAAAGACCTGGTCGCTTTGCCCGGCCCGCCCGCCGAGTGGCGCCCGATGTGGGCCGAGCTGCTGCCCAGGCTGGGGCTGCCCGCAAAACCCTACCGGCAGGTGGCCTTCAAAACCTTTGGCCTGGGCGAGTCGCGCATCGTGGAGCTGCTGGGCGATCTGTTCCGGCGCAACGGGGCGGTGGAGGTGGGCACCTACGCCAAGATGGACGGGGTGGCGGTGGTGGTGCGGGGGGAGCCCGGCCCGGTCGAAGCGCTGGCCGCGCAGATCCGGCCCCTGCTGGGCGAGGCGGTCTGGGGCCAGGACGGCGACACCCTCCCGGCGCTGGCCCTCCAGCGACTGGACGACCAGAAAGCCACCCTGGCTACCCTCGAGTCCATGACCGGGGGGGTGCTGGGCGCGCTCCTGACGGGGGTACCGGGCGCTTCCAGAAGCTACCTGGGGGGCCTGGTCTCCTACAGCCCCCTCGCCAAATCCCAGCTCCCCATCCCCCTCGAGGTTGCGGCCCAGCACGGGGTGGTCTCGGCGGCCTTTGTCGAAGCCATGGCCGTGGCAGCCCGCAGCCTGCTGGGGGCCACCTACGGCCTCGCCACCACCGGCGTGGCCGGCCCCGAGCCCCTGGAGGGCCAGCCGGTGGGCACGCTCTTTGTGGGCCTGGCCGGCCCCCGGGGGGTTCGCTCCCGGCATTTCCGGCTGCCGGGGGCCAGCCGCGAGATGATACGCCAGCGGGCAGCCCACGCGGCCCTGGCTTTTCTGGTGAGTGAGCTGCAATGA
- a CDS encoding folate-binding protein YgfZ codes for MHLQDLHESLKVSWRDQDEFRIPWNYGDVEAELEALQQGAALLDFSNHGLLELRGPDGTEFLHNQCTSNIRAMLPDSWLETLFLNARGQIEHLGLVFNLGNSFWVSSPSARALAERFRKFIVFDQVEIEALPWSLLRLHGPEAEAVAQKLAPLPPRWGLGKTPQWVMARDEFGLWLLTPSSQAHTLVQPILEAGASPVGHQAWHIWRVERGIPDLPEALGELPQEAGLEGRVSYKKGCYLGQEIMARLEARGNTRYQLMGLLGQKELPSGADIFREGRRVGRVGTAVESPRLGAIALALLRKELAPGDQVHIEGWSATVSGLPMP; via the coding sequence GTGCATCTGCAAGACTTACACGAATCGTTGAAGGTTAGCTGGCGCGACCAGGATGAATTTCGCATCCCGTGGAACTACGGTGATGTGGAGGCCGAGCTCGAGGCCCTCCAGCAAGGCGCAGCCCTGCTGGACTTCTCCAACCATGGTCTGTTGGAGCTTAGAGGGCCCGATGGCACCGAGTTCCTGCACAACCAGTGCACCTCCAATATCCGCGCAATGTTGCCGGATAGCTGGCTCGAGACCCTCTTTCTGAACGCCCGAGGCCAGATCGAGCACCTGGGCCTGGTGTTCAACCTGGGCAACTCCTTCTGGGTTAGCTCCCCCAGCGCCAGGGCCCTGGCCGAGCGCTTTCGCAAGTTTATTGTCTTCGACCAGGTCGAGATCGAAGCGCTGCCCTGGTCGTTGCTGCGCTTGCACGGCCCGGAGGCCGAGGCGGTGGCGCAAAAGCTGGCCCCCCTCCCCCCGCGCTGGGGCCTGGGGAAGACCCCGCAATGGGTAATGGCGCGCGACGAATTCGGCCTGTGGCTGCTGACCCCCTCCAGCCAGGCGCACACCCTGGTTCAGCCGATACTGGAGGCCGGGGCCAGCCCGGTAGGGCACCAGGCCTGGCACATCTGGCGGGTCGAGCGCGGCATCCCCGACCTGCCCGAGGCCCTGGGTGAGCTGCCCCAGGAAGCGGGGCTGGAGGGCCGGGTGAGCTACAAGAAGGGCTGCTACCTGGGGCAGGAAATAATGGCCCGGCTCGAGGCCCGGGGCAACACCCGCTACCAGCTCATGGGCCTGCTGGGTCAGAAGGAACTCCCCAGCGGGGCCGACATCTTCCGCGAGGGCAGGCGTGTCGGCCGGGTGGGCACCGCCGTGGAGTCGCCCCGGCTTGGGGCCATCGCCCTGGCCCTGCTGCGCAAGGAGCTGGCCCCCGGCGACCAGGTACACATCGAGGGCTGGTCGGCCACCGTTTCGGGCCTGCCAATGCCGTAA
- a CDS encoding S-layer family protein produces the protein MKRIYPIVLAALMLLGLALAQQTPAGTNISNQASASYIDSAGQPRTTTSNQVITVVQQVYSFSITPDGSTTTPGQTRTALAGAPVYFSYTVSNTGNGTDTINLTLAQDAGDSFDLSGTNIYLDANCNGTLDSGETTPITSVTLTRQGTPGASACVIVAGTIPASATSGQFGNLNLEGTSAGSPSTTDTNNWARAVATTAAILTATKSASPAGPVAPGSTITYTISGANTGGSAASGVSVSGLTGTGILISDTIPTGLSVPAAPTGTAGAGTVQIVYSTDGGTAWSTTAPTFPFVGNGSNRVGMFISGSGAFFPQTASYTFSFQATVPASAPAGTAYPNTATVAYNDGTANQTTTSNTTNNTAASRYSVAIGGTGASAIDGADTQTIASANSGSTVTFNSTLQNTGNAPDSFTLSLGSSTLGACTILQSDGVTPLSGSVGPLAAGATYTVVVRCAIPASQTTGGSVTLTATSVNNPSGSVGALLDGVDATTLAVTTVVSGYSLDVAHNTNGASGGEGPDPANDTRPGYNPAVNPGGVAYFPFEVSNTGANPDTYNLTASLPAGWTAVFYPDTNCDGVMDTPTPAPVSNSSLVNAGTTACFIAAVQVPAGAAPVDATAGSSDNVQLTITSTTLPGVSDTIAGAVDVNLVAQVSLTPDRSGTVTSPGTIQYTHTLTNNSNSGATCSISGSGGSFGWTYQYSLDGSTWAPSLSGVAVAANGGSQTVYVRILTPAGEPIGRTDVNTLTASCTVASTTATATASETTTVVGGDLRLTKSAVSYVGSSATVRDANAAVALPGDQILYTVVAQNIGTGNLAQVVVSDPLPSYTSFVSVSASISGFSGTVLYSTDGSTWSATAPTTLSAGQSIYVAVDTNGDNTITSADTMPPGATITLSFRVQVQ, from the coding sequence ATGAAGAGAATCTACCCCATCGTGCTTGCAGCGCTGATGCTGCTGGGCCTGGCCCTGGCCCAGCAGACGCCTGCTGGCACCAACATCTCCAACCAGGCCTCGGCCAGCTACATCGACTCCGCTGGCCAGCCCCGAACTACCACCTCCAACCAGGTCATCACGGTAGTACAGCAGGTTTACAGCTTTAGCATCACTCCCGACGGCAGTACCACCACTCCAGGTCAGACCCGCACCGCCCTGGCTGGCGCCCCGGTTTACTTTAGCTACACGGTCAGTAATACTGGTAACGGCACAGATACCATCAACCTGACCCTGGCGCAAGACGCGGGCGACAGCTTCGACCTGAGCGGAACCAACATCTACCTGGACGCCAACTGTAACGGTACGCTCGACTCAGGCGAAACCACCCCCATCACCAGCGTCACCCTGACCCGCCAGGGCACCCCGGGCGCCAGCGCCTGCGTGATTGTGGCTGGCACTATTCCCGCCTCGGCTACCAGCGGCCAGTTTGGCAACCTAAACCTGGAGGGCACCTCGGCGGGCAGCCCCAGCACCACCGACACCAACAACTGGGCCCGCGCTGTCGCCACCACCGCAGCTATCCTCACCGCCACCAAGTCGGCCAGCCCGGCAGGCCCCGTCGCCCCCGGCAGCACCATCACCTACACCATCTCCGGCGCCAACACCGGCGGCAGTGCCGCCAGCGGCGTGAGCGTGAGCGGCCTCACCGGCACCGGCATCCTGATCTCCGACACCATCCCCACCGGCCTGAGCGTACCCGCTGCCCCCACCGGCACAGCTGGGGCTGGCACTGTCCAGATCGTCTACAGCACCGACGGCGGCACCGCCTGGAGCACCACCGCCCCCACCTTCCCCTTCGTGGGCAACGGCTCCAACCGGGTAGGAATGTTCATTAGCGGCAGCGGGGCCTTCTTCCCCCAGACCGCCTCGTACACCTTCAGCTTCCAGGCCACCGTACCCGCCAGTGCCCCAGCTGGCACCGCGTATCCCAACACCGCCACCGTTGCCTATAACGACGGAACTGCCAACCAGACCACCACCTCCAACACCACCAACAACACCGCCGCCAGCCGCTACAGCGTGGCCATCGGCGGCACCGGGGCCAGCGCTATAGACGGGGCCGATACCCAGACCATCGCAAGCGCCAACTCCGGCAGCACAGTGACCTTCAACTCCACCCTGCAAAACACCGGCAATGCCCCCGATAGCTTCACCCTCAGCCTGGGCAGCAGCACCCTGGGCGCCTGCACCATCCTGCAGTCCGACGGTGTAACCCCGCTTTCCGGCTCGGTGGGCCCGCTGGCGGCCGGTGCGACCTACACCGTGGTGGTGCGCTGCGCCATTCCGGCCAGCCAGACCACGGGCGGCAGCGTCACCCTGACTGCAACCTCGGTGAACAACCCCAGCGGTAGCGTGGGCGCCCTGCTGGACGGAGTGGATGCAACCACCCTGGCCGTGACCACGGTGGTCTCGGGCTACAGCCTGGATGTCGCCCATAACACCAACGGGGCTTCCGGCGGCGAAGGTCCCGACCCCGCCAACGACACCCGCCCCGGTTACAACCCTGCGGTCAACCCTGGTGGCGTGGCCTACTTCCCCTTCGAGGTCAGCAACACGGGCGCCAACCCGGATACCTATAACCTCACGGCCAGCCTGCCTGCGGGTTGGACGGCGGTCTTTTATCCCGATACGAACTGCGACGGCGTGATGGACACCCCTACCCCGGCTCCGGTCAGCAACAGCAGCCTGGTAAATGCGGGGACCACCGCATGCTTCATCGCAGCCGTACAGGTGCCCGCCGGCGCAGCTCCAGTGGATGCGACCGCCGGTAGCAGCGACAACGTGCAGTTGACCATTACCAGCACCACCCTGCCCGGCGTAAGCGACACCATTGCCGGCGCAGTGGATGTGAACCTGGTAGCCCAGGTGAGCCTGACGCCCGACCGCAGTGGAACCGTCACCAGCCCCGGCACCATCCAGTACACCCACACCCTGACCAACAACTCCAACAGCGGTGCGACCTGCAGCATCTCCGGTAGCGGCGGGAGCTTCGGCTGGACCTACCAGTACTCGCTGGATGGCAGCACCTGGGCACCCAGCCTGAGTGGCGTCGCGGTAGCCGCCAACGGCGGTAGCCAGACCGTGTATGTACGAATCCTGACCCCCGCAGGCGAGCCCATCGGACGAACTGACGTCAATACCCTGACCGCAAGCTGCACCGTTGCCAGCACTACGGCCACCGCCACGGCCTCAGAAACCACCACCGTGGTGGGCGGCGACCTGCGCCTGACCAAGAGCGCGGTGAGCTACGTGGGCAGCAGCGCCACCGTCCGGGATGCTAATGCGGCGGTCGCCCTGCCCGGCGATCAGATTCTCTACACCGTGGTCGCCCAGAACATCGGTACGGGCAACCTGGCCCAGGTGGTGGTGAGCGATCCGCTGCCCAGCTACACCAGCTTCGTAAGCGTGAGTGCCAGCATTAGCGGCTTCAGCGGCACCGTGCTCTACTCGACCGACGGTAGCACCTGGAGCGCAACCGCTCCAACTACGCTGTCGGCGGGTCAGTCGATCTACGTGGCCGTAGATACCAACGGCGACAACACCATTACCAGCGCCGACACCATGCCACCAGGGGCCACCATCACCCTCAGCTTCCGCGTACAGGTGCAGTAA